Proteins found in one Triticum aestivum cultivar Chinese Spring chromosome 4D, IWGSC CS RefSeq v2.1, whole genome shotgun sequence genomic segment:
- the LOC123100747 gene encoding tryptophan decarboxylase 1-like gives MFNAWVHVDAAYAGSACICPEFRHHIDGVEHVDSISISPHKWLLTCLDCTCLWVRDRHCLTGALETNPEYLKNDATNSGEATDFKDMQVGVGRRFRGLKLWMVMRTYGTAKLQEHIQSDVAMAKAFEELVRADDRFEIVVPRNFALVCFRIRACGAMTEEVADEVNYVLMDRLNISGKVYLAHTVVGSRFVLRFAVGSSMQEERHMKRAWELIKKTTTEIIEAEEIMQ, from the coding sequence ATGTTTAATGCGTGGGTGCACGTTGATGCTGCCTATGCTGGCAGCGCGTGCATCTGCCCGGAGTTCCGGCACCACATCGATGGCGTAGAGCACGTGGACTCCATCAGCATCAGCCCGCACAAGTGGCTGCTCACATGCCTTGACTGCACCTGCTTGTGGGTGCGCGACAGGCACTGTCTCACTGGCGCACTAGAGACGAACCCGGAGTATCTCAAGAACGACGCTACCAACTCTGGTGAGGCCACCGATTTCAAGGACATGCAAGTTGGTGTGGGTCGCCGCTTCCGTGGGCTCAAGTTGTGGATGGTGATGCGCACCTATGGCACCGCCAAGCTTCAGGAGCACATCCAAAGCGATGTCGCTATGGCCAAGGCATTCGAGGAGCTTGTCCGTGCCGATGACCGGTTCGAGATTGTAGTGCCGAGGAACTTCGCCCTGGTATGCTTCAGAATCAGGGCATGTGGAGCCATGACAGAGGAAGTGGCCGATGAGGTGAACTATGTGCTGATGGACCGGCTCAACATTTCGGGGAAGGTCTACCTTGCGCACACAGTGGTCGGTAGCAGGTTCGTTCTACGGTTTGCGGTAGGGTCGTCGATGCAGGAGGAGCGGCACATGAAAAGGGCGTGGGAGCTCATCAAGAAAACGACCACCGAGATCATCGAGGCGGAGGAGATCATGCAATAA
- the LOC123100748 gene encoding tryptamine benzoyltransferase 1, with protein sequence MEITSSMMVKPVPHPLVGEKVALTIFDRAAADVFVPTVFAYLAPAPSNEALKEGLLKAVAPYPHLAGRLTVDQLGRRFLHVNNEGVILIETTVQANLADVLVEGRMLTRVDHLYPTIPQREEKIGAALLQIQLNRYKCGGLVVGICSHHHTADGHSMSMFFTAWATAVREGEDFTMPTPFLDRAKTVVPRSTPTPVFDHRSLEFTHGDGAAEYAVIPMDRIQNLRMHFTAEFVADLKARVGARCSTFQCLLAHVWKKITAARCLKPEEFTKVRVAVNCRGRADPPVPMNFFGNMVLWAFPRLQVRDVLNSSYGSVVDTIRDAVACIDREYVQSFVDFGGVADANGKELITTAAPAGSMFSPDAEVDSWLGFRFHQLDFGTGAPAALLLPDLPVEGLMLFVPSGKANGGIDLFMAIAEEHLTVFKQICYSLD encoded by the exons ATGGAAATCACGAGCAGCATGATGGTGAAGCCGGTGCCGCACCCGCTCGTCGGCGAGAAGGTGGCACTGACCATCTTCGACCGCGCTGCGGCGGACGTCTTCGTCCCCACCGTGTTCGCCTACCTTGCGCCGGCGCCGTCGAACGAGGCGCTCAAGGAAGGCCTTCTCAAGGCCGTCGCGCCGTACCCCCACCTGGCGGGGCGCCTCACGGTCGACCAGCTCGGCCGGCGCTTCCTCCACGTCAACAATGAGGGCGTGATCCTGATTGAGACCACGGTACAAGCTAACCTGGCGGACGTGCTCGTCGAAGGCCGGATGCTCACCAGAGTCGACCACCTCTACCCTACAATACCACAACGAGAG GAGAAGATTGGAGCGGCGCTGCTGCAGATCCAGCTGAACAGGTACAAGTGCGGTGGTCTCGTGGTCGGGATATGCTCCCACCACCATACCGCCGACGGTCACTCCATGAGCATGTTCTTCACCGCGTGGGCGACAGCGGTCCGAGAGGGTGAGGACTTCACCATGCCAACCCCATTCCTCGACCGCGCGAAAACCGTCGTGCCGAGGAGCACGCCGACGCCGGTGTTCGACCACCGGTCACTGGAGTTCACGCATGGGGACGGTGCTGCAGAATACGCCGTCATTCCCATGGACAGGATCCAAAATCTCAGGATGCATTTCACGGCCGAGTTCGTCGCCGATCTCAAAGCCCGTGTGGGCGCCCGCTGCAGCACGTTCCAGTGCCTGCTCGCGCACGTCTGGAAGAAGATCACCGCGGCACGGTGCCTGAAACCGGAGGAGTTCACCAAGGTGAGGGTGGCCGTGAACTGCAGGGGTAGGGCCGACCCTCCTGTGCCGATGAACTTCTTCGGCAACATGGTTTTGTGGGCATTCCCAAGGCTTCAGGTCCGGGACGTGTTGAACTCGAGCTACGGCAGCGTGGTCGACACCATCCGCGACGCCGTGGCATGCATCGACAGGGAGTACGTGCAGTCCTTCGTGGACTTTGGCGGAGTGGCTGACGCGAACGGGAAGGAGCTTATCACGACGGCGGCCCCTGCCGGCTCGATGTTCTCCCCGGACGCAGAGGTGGACAGTTGGCTGGGGTTCCGTTTCCATCAGCTCGACTTTGGCACCGGCGCGCCTGCTGCTCTGCTGCTGCCGGACTTGCCCGTCGAGGGGCTCATGCTCTTCGTGCCGTCAGGAAAGGCGAACGGCGGCATCGACCTCTTCATGGCCATCGCGGAGGAACACCTCACCGTGTTTAAGCAGATCTGTTACTCCTTGGATTGA